The DNA window GACTGGATCTGAACACTCTCTTTTTCAAGCCTTCCTCTTTTGACCAAAAGAAAATATCAACATAATTATCATCACTTTTTACATATATAAGATTTCTCAAATTCACTATAAAGGATTTGTCATCTTTTGATTTGATTTCAAAGTCGGTTCCTGAAGCAATTTTTGAAACTTTTTTCAAATTGAGAAATTGAGTGATCCCAAGGATGAAGAAAATTACAGTAAAACTGATGATGACGATTCTGAACAGAACCATTATAAAATCATTAAATTCAAATTGCTGGAATCCTCCCAAAAAAGACTTATAGAAATAAATATTCATGCCTGTAAAGAGAAAGACAAGCACATACCATAAAAGTGTTTTACCCACAGTCCAGTTTTTAAAAAGTCCAGGGTATATGCGGGGAACCAACCAGTCCATGAAAATGACTGAGGCCGAAAAAATAATTCCCAAGAGAAAAATTAAAAAATCGACATAAAAACTTCGGCCGGATTGATCGGCGATGTCAAATGGATTATAAATCAGTATAAACAAACTGCAGACCACTCCAATCAGCAAGATCAAAAACAATTTTCTTTTGGATTGGGAAGGGCTCGGAAATGGATTGTATAAAAATTCCAATATTCTCATTTGCCATTAAATATAATTCCGATTGCAATTTTGAATTTATCAAATATTAAACATTTTGGTCCTATTGTATCAATTTCTATATAATAAGATTATACTTGATATAAGGCCCAATATTTATGTATTACTCACCCCGGAACAAAAATAGTTTGCGTGTCAAAATGAGCTCATCACTTTGAAAATGAAGAATATACATGCCATTGCCAATTGATTTGGGAATGTTTATGGAATTCATCGATGACTTGCTTATATCGGTTTCGTAGACGCTGATTCCTTTTGAATCCACAATGTTCAAATGGCCTTCAAAGTCACCCTTGAATTGAATCTCGCCCTTATTTGGATTGGGAAAAACTTGCAATTTATTCAAATCAGATCCATTCAGCCCTGTAAAAATAGCCAGTACACAATCGGAGGTATCGCGGCATCCATTGACTTCCAGACTGACGGCATAATTGCCCGTACTGCTAA is part of the Hyphobacterium sp. CCMP332 genome and encodes:
- a CDS encoding LytTR family transcriptional regulator DNA-binding domain-containing protein; amino-acid sequence: MRILEFLYNPFPSPSQSKRKLFLILLIGVVCSLFILIYNPFDIADQSGRSFYVDFLIFLLGIIFSASVIFMDWLVPRIYPGLFKNWTVGKTLLWYVLVFLFTGMNIYFYKSFLGGFQQFEFNDFIMVLFRIVIISFTVIFFILGITQFLNLKKVSKIASGTDFEIKSKDDKSFIVNLRNLIYVKSDDNYVDIFFWSKEEGLKKRVFRSSLRNIENQIVRPFSTIKKCHRQYLINTIHFEIQNLSSKAMTLKDKKSKEIVPVSGRYVNTIRKAMAIRP